From Draconibacterium halophilum, one genomic window encodes:
- a CDS encoding DUF4960 domain-containing protein has protein sequence MKKYLIYIILVTFSAGLFYSCEEEYTSTLNLDADVKIQSFSVEGTEGEINEKNKTITVTIESGSNIDLSNISPEVVLPEGAVITPEITSNMDFSNPIDFTIVNGDVYSVYTISVTEQFFIGFLGTATNVSGITEDDQQAAAEWFFANYDNGKYISFDAIKNGEVDLNDFRVLWWYNDSERDLPAIAHDATVLNKMNEYYQNGGNLLFNGYACGYFWTLGRLTNTYNMVIGDGAGFENGDTWAIGATIGAHDMTSHPIYNGITFNQDGDGYQWVPIIGPGYREDHNYVIVEAAGYHGYGNGDENAYAAFTSANKVRWLGVWGGIRDYFMAGVMELLPTDEYQGKAIYQGIGGFEFNQNAAGELNPDGVNPYQSNINLITKNSLNYLSQKK, from the coding sequence ATGAAAAAATATTTGATATATATAATACTGGTAACTTTTTCAGCCGGATTATTTTATTCTTGCGAAGAGGAATACACAAGTACGCTGAATCTGGATGCCGATGTTAAAATACAGAGTTTCTCGGTTGAGGGGACTGAAGGAGAAATTAATGAAAAAAATAAAACCATTACGGTAACCATCGAAAGCGGGAGCAATATTGATCTTAGCAATATAAGCCCGGAGGTTGTGCTTCCTGAAGGAGCTGTTATTACTCCCGAAATCACATCTAATATGGATTTTTCTAATCCAATCGATTTTACCATCGTGAACGGGGATGTTTACAGTGTCTACACAATTTCTGTTACAGAACAATTTTTTATTGGCTTCCTTGGAACTGCAACTAATGTTTCCGGAATCACGGAAGACGATCAACAAGCTGCTGCAGAATGGTTCTTTGCTAATTATGATAATGGTAAATATATCAGCTTCGATGCCATAAAGAACGGTGAAGTTGATTTGAATGATTTCAGGGTTCTTTGGTGGTATAATGATTCAGAACGCGATTTACCCGCAATTGCACATGATGCAACCGTTTTAAATAAAATGAATGAATATTATCAAAACGGTGGAAATCTTTTATTTAATGGATACGCGTGTGGATATTTTTGGACATTGGGCCGACTAACTAATACCTACAATATGGTTATTGGCGATGGTGCCGGTTTTGAAAACGGCGATACTTGGGCAATTGGTGCAACCATTGGAGCACACGATATGACTTCTCATCCAATTTATAATGGGATAACTTTTAATCAGGATGGTGATGGCTATCAGTGGGTACCGATCATTGGACCGGGCTACCGCGAGGACCATAATTATGTGATTGTTGAAGCAGCCGGGTATCATGGTTACGGAAATGGAGACGAAAACGCCTATGCAGCTTTTACTTCAGCAAACAAGGTTCGATGGCTTGGTGTTTGGGGCGGAATCCGCGACTATTTTATGGCTGGCGTTATGGAACTGCTTCCAACCGATGAGTATCAGGGGAAGGCAATTTATCAGGGTATTGGTGGTTTTGAATTTAATCAAAACGCTGCTGGTGAACTTAACCCAGATGGAGTTAATCCATATCAATCCAATATTAACCTGATTACAAAGAATTCACTGAACTATTTGTCTCAAAAAAAATAA
- a CDS encoding RagB/SusD family nutrient uptake outer membrane protein has translation MKNKTIILIAIIATGFLISCSDSFLEMTPKSIISNDQLLTPENAEGMVIATYAELGNDHYTAPNSLWPYADNTSGDSYKGGGGTGDIWEFNFMELFAFNTTDNPLVDQKWYRLYVGVGRANEALKVINQLSVEEYPEKTEREAEMRFLRAHHYFILKTMFKYIPWIDETVVGEAYGEVSNREFTDQELWDKIAAEFAFAASNLPETQSDKGRPNTYAAKAYLAKTKLYQAYEQGDDNSVTGINSSKLQEVVSLVDEVSAQYSLFTDFGYNFLWSHDDGSTESVFSIQRSVDDGTPKGRLDWGNMLNYPMNPEYGCCWFHIPTQNLVNSFKTDEKGLPQFDTFNDSDVLEGADFYNNSFDVRLDHTVAIPGHPWKYDPNFIYQKDWARATQIYGHFSSLKENQSPNCACFQKVPPFMASSKNTDIIRFADVLLWKAEALIELGRQDEALPIINEIRQRANNSTGMLKMNDGTPNSNYRMDIYKPGDNCDWTQEFARQALRWERRLEFAMEGIRFFDLVRWGIAGDYINNYFAEEKTKREYLKDGQFTEGKHEYFAIPQNQIDFSKGLYKQNHGW, from the coding sequence ATGAAGAATAAAACAATAATTCTAATAGCAATCATTGCAACAGGATTTTTAATTTCCTGTTCAGATTCCTTTCTGGAGATGACTCCAAAGAGCATCATCAGTAACGACCAGCTTTTAACCCCCGAAAATGCGGAAGGGATGGTTATAGCAACTTATGCTGAGCTTGGTAATGACCATTACACCGCACCAAACTCGCTTTGGCCTTATGCCGACAATACCAGTGGAGATTCTTACAAAGGCGGTGGAGGTACCGGCGATATCTGGGAATTCAATTTTATGGAACTTTTTGCTTTCAACACTACCGATAATCCTCTTGTTGACCAGAAATGGTACAGATTATACGTGGGTGTTGGACGTGCGAACGAAGCACTTAAAGTTATCAACCAGCTTTCTGTTGAAGAATATCCGGAGAAAACAGAACGTGAGGCAGAAATGCGTTTTCTCAGGGCGCATCATTATTTCATTTTGAAAACTATGTTTAAATACATTCCGTGGATTGATGAAACAGTGGTTGGCGAAGCTTATGGCGAAGTATCGAATCGTGAATTTACTGACCAGGAACTGTGGGATAAAATTGCTGCCGAATTTGCGTTTGCGGCCAGTAATCTTCCTGAAACACAAAGCGACAAGGGGAGGCCAAATACCTATGCAGCCAAAGCATATTTGGCAAAAACAAAACTTTACCAGGCTTACGAACAGGGTGATGACAACTCGGTTACGGGGATCAATTCATCAAAATTGCAGGAGGTTGTTAGCCTTGTTGATGAAGTTTCAGCTCAATACTCGTTGTTTACGGATTTTGGCTATAACTTTCTTTGGAGCCACGACGATGGTAGTACCGAATCTGTTTTTTCTATTCAACGATCGGTTGACGACGGTACGCCAAAGGGGCGTCTGGATTGGGGAAACATGCTGAACTATCCAATGAATCCTGAGTACGGCTGTTGCTGGTTTCATATTCCGACACAGAACCTTGTAAATTCATTTAAAACCGACGAAAAAGGATTGCCTCAGTTCGATACTTTTAACGACTCGGATGTACTTGAAGGCGCTGATTTCTACAACAATTCTTTTGATGTGCGATTAGATCATACCGTTGCTATTCCTGGGCATCCCTGGAAATACGATCCCAATTTTATCTATCAGAAAGATTGGGCCCGGGCAACCCAAATTTACGGACATTTCTCTTCTCTTAAAGAAAATCAGTCACCTAACTGTGCTTGCTTTCAAAAAGTGCCACCTTTTATGGCAAGCTCGAAAAACACCGACATTATCCGTTTTGCCGATGTATTATTATGGAAAGCTGAAGCATTAATTGAATTAGGACGCCAGGATGAAGCACTGCCAATTATCAATGAGATTCGGCAACGTGCAAACAATAGCACAGGCATGTTGAAAATGAACGATGGCACGCCAAATTCAAACTACAGAATGGATATCTACAAACCTGGAGACAATTGTGACTGGACTCAGGAATTTGCGCGTCAGGCTTTGCGTTGGGAAAGAAGGCTTGAGTTTGCCATGGAGGGAATTCGTTTCTTTGACTTGGTAAGATGGGGAATAGCCGGAGATTATATCAACAACTATTTTGCTGAAGAAAAAACCAAAAGGGAATACCTGAAAGATGGGCAGTTTACAGAAGGGAAGCATGAGTATTTTGCCATTCCTCAGAATCAAATTGATTTTAGTAAAGGTTTGTACAAGCAAAATCATGGTTGGTAA
- a CDS encoding carbohydrate kinase family protein — translation MKIKNKEILCIGEVLWDKLPSGAKPGGAPMNVALHLNAIGMDVAIASSIGNDNEGKELKAFLNESGLGTSLIQEDGYLPTSEVLVHLDENNNATYEICEPVAWDSIRLTDDLMDRAKSAGLLIYGTLASRNPISRESIMYLIDYDGIKLVDVNFRKPYDSQFVIEELLKKSNIAKLNDDELVVFANWYNKHKYDEKSLVKWFANQYNLQMVCITKGENGAMLYADGEFYEHRGFKVNAVDTVGAGDAFLAGLVASLINNKSLEDALAYACATGAFVASKSGATPSYDMNEINSILSGISV, via the coding sequence ATGAAAATTAAAAACAAAGAAATATTGTGTATTGGTGAAGTGCTTTGGGACAAGTTGCCTTCAGGAGCAAAACCCGGCGGGGCTCCAATGAACGTCGCACTTCACCTGAATGCTATCGGAATGGATGTTGCCATTGCAAGCAGTATAGGGAATGATAATGAAGGAAAGGAATTGAAAGCTTTTTTGAATGAATCTGGGCTTGGAACTTCGTTAATCCAGGAAGATGGATATCTACCAACAAGTGAAGTTCTTGTTCACCTTGATGAAAATAATAATGCAACCTACGAAATATGTGAACCAGTGGCATGGGACAGTATTCGACTAACGGATGATCTAATGGATAGGGCAAAAAGTGCCGGGCTGCTAATTTATGGTACACTGGCTTCCCGAAATCCGATTTCTCGTGAATCTATTATGTATTTGATTGATTATGATGGGATAAAGCTTGTTGATGTCAATTTTAGAAAACCATATGATTCGCAATTTGTGATTGAAGAGTTATTGAAGAAATCAAATATTGCAAAACTCAACGATGATGAACTGGTTGTTTTTGCCAACTGGTACAATAAACACAAATACGACGAAAAGAGCTTGGTAAAATGGTTTGCCAACCAATATAATCTACAAATGGTCTGTATTACAAAAGGAGAAAATGGAGCCATGCTATATGCGGATGGTGAGTTTTATGAGCATCGAGGTTTCAAAGTAAATGCTGTTGATACTGTTGGTGCCGGAGATGCATTTTTAGCAGGTTTGGTTGCATCATTAATTAACAATAAATCGTTAGAAGATGCATTGGCTTATGCATGTGCTACAGGAGCCTTTGTGGCATCAAAATCAGGAGCTACTCCAAGCTACGATATGAATGAAATCAATTCAATATTATCAGGTATTTCAGTTTAA
- a CDS encoding sugar porter family MFS transporter, translating to MKQQNVLTVAIIIALGGFLFGYDIAMMSGTTTQLEELYNLNSFWLGFTIAIAIVGTIIGTLIIGKPAEKFGRKKSLILLSGIFFISALGSAFSIGWGMLLFFRLITGIMLGCISVVTPMFIAEISPAKKRGRLVLLNQFFVVTAIFLAFAVNYFLARTIVVDSWRWMIGVEAIPALSFFLLLNLVPESPRWLVNQGRNEDAVAVFQRIKAEYPEEEVRIVKNSVEQEEAVGHGRLFVKENRFPVMIAILIAAFNQLAGINAIMIYAPRVFEMAGFENDISLLQSISVGATNLLFTFIALFLIDRYGRRTLLMVGSVGMVFFLGMLSKSFFTENYSDLGGYGVMIYLMGFIAFFAFSQGAVLWVVISEIFPNKVRSQGQALGSFTHWIFAAALIWGFPVLNNAVGGGVSFGFFAIMMVFHFFFAWKVLPETKGKSLEEIQLEMKMKRK from the coding sequence ATGAAACAGCAGAACGTATTAACAGTTGCGATAATAATTGCCTTAGGCGGATTTCTTTTTGGCTACGACATTGCCATGATGTCGGGAACGACTACTCAACTTGAAGAGTTATATAACTTAAATAGCTTTTGGTTGGGATTTACAATTGCCATCGCAATTGTTGGTACCATAATCGGTACATTAATAATAGGTAAACCTGCCGAAAAATTTGGAAGAAAGAAATCACTAATCCTGTTATCCGGGATATTTTTTATTTCAGCTTTGGGAAGTGCTTTTTCAATAGGCTGGGGGATGCTGCTATTTTTTAGGTTGATTACCGGTATAATGCTAGGTTGTATTTCGGTCGTCACTCCTATGTTCATAGCGGAAATATCACCAGCAAAAAAACGTGGTCGTTTGGTATTACTTAATCAGTTTTTTGTAGTAACAGCTATTTTCCTGGCGTTCGCAGTCAATTACTTTTTAGCCAGAACAATTGTCGTTGATTCCTGGCGCTGGATGATCGGTGTGGAAGCAATACCTGCTCTTTCTTTCTTTCTATTACTAAACCTGGTTCCGGAAAGCCCGAGATGGCTGGTTAATCAGGGACGTAACGAAGACGCTGTTGCGGTTTTTCAACGTATTAAAGCAGAATACCCGGAAGAGGAAGTACGGATTGTAAAAAATTCAGTTGAGCAGGAAGAAGCTGTTGGTCATGGTAGACTGTTTGTAAAAGAAAATCGTTTTCCGGTGATGATTGCGATTCTCATTGCAGCTTTCAACCAATTAGCTGGCATTAATGCTATAATGATTTATGCTCCGCGTGTTTTCGAAATGGCAGGGTTCGAAAACGATATATCTTTACTTCAATCTATTTCGGTAGGCGCTACTAACCTACTTTTTACTTTTATTGCTCTGTTTCTTATTGACAGGTACGGACGCCGTACCTTATTAATGGTTGGATCAGTTGGGATGGTATTTTTTCTCGGAATGCTTTCAAAATCCTTCTTTACCGAAAATTACTCTGACCTTGGTGGCTACGGGGTAATGATTTACCTGATGGGCTTTATCGCGTTTTTTGCGTTCTCGCAAGGAGCTGTTCTTTGGGTAGTTATTTCAGAAATATTTCCCAACAAAGTACGTTCGCAGGGACAGGCTCTCGGAAGTTTTACCCACTGGATTTTTGCAGCAGCGCTTATCTGGGGATTTCCAGTTTTAAACAATGCCGTAGGCGGAGGAGTCTCCTTTGGTTTTTTCGCGATCATGATGGTATTTCATTTCTTTTTTGCATGGAAAGTTCTTCCCGAAACCAAGGGGAAATCACTGGAGGAAATTCAGCTTGAAATGAAAATGAAAAGAAAATAA
- a CDS encoding SusC/RagA family TonB-linked outer membrane protein — MRKRIKFEKTAKGILIILFSLFATVSFAQQTTVTGKVTDSKGESLPGVTIVEKGTTNGTITGIDGDYTISVSADATLVFSFVGMLKQEIAVGNQTTINVQLNEEAIGLEQIVVTGYQTQKKADLTGAISVVEMDEVKETPTGNAIKALQGRVAGLYVTTDGNPGSFATVRIRGGSTMGGGSNDPLYIIDGVPTTGGIEQLNPNDIESMQVLKDASAASIYGARANNGVILITTKKGKEGVTKVEFSSYATIQQYNSELDVLNTYDRGYVNWQAAINDGLTPTSSIYKYDWHMDGDNAVLDRILLPEYIDPAQTMRPADTRWYDEISQASLIQSYNLTISNGNERGSSLISLNYYNHDGIIKETNSNKITARINSDYNFWDGKLKVGENLNVSKIYNAEIPTGDVMYLALVQQPVVPVHSVDGGWGGPAPGMTDRHNPVRLIEQNTQNKGKSSRVFGNIYAELELIKGLHFRTSYGVDYTQTYRRRMDYSYESGFLISDINRTTTSQSHNLSWTWTNTLNYKFEKEKHNLDVVAGTEAIKYEDEWFWASREGFVLEDPDYMYLDAGTEKVLNGGGGSGNSLFSVFAKANYVYDSKYLFSATLRRDGSSRFGKDNLYGIFPAFSLGWRISEENFMESVSSVSNLKLRAGWGITGNQQISNEAIYSIYRTDYGVDPTWVFDSGSAYDIKGMDTGTLPSGFRKIREGNPLLKWEEANQTNLGIDFGFFDQAIYGSIDYFFKETKDILIEPPYLAVKGEGGNQWVNGATLENKGWEVVLGYRKDFASGLSMDLSANVSSYKREVTYLPDEVLTGYPGDPGTDKTVIGHSDLVHFGYISDGIFQNQGEVDDHAEQTGKGVGRIRYKDIGGLDADGNFVYQPDGVVDALDRTWIGDPNPDFEYGLNASFSYKNFDLNIFFQGIYGADVYNEFKHLTDFTSIWQGTNFGSRTLDAWTPNNTGSTIPMLTLTDTNNENRGSTYFIENGSYLKLRNLQLGYNLPKNLVNKAKLSSARIYLQGQNLFTIKDSKGSDQFTGVDPESPGFAYPIPASYTIGVNLTF; from the coding sequence ATGAGGAAACGAATCAAATTTGAAAAAACGGCTAAAGGAATTTTAATAATTCTTTTCAGTTTGTTTGCTACAGTGTCGTTTGCACAACAGACCACTGTAACCGGGAAAGTGACCGACTCTAAAGGAGAAAGTTTGCCCGGCGTAACTATTGTTGAAAAAGGAACAACGAATGGAACAATTACTGGTATTGACGGGGATTATACCATCTCAGTATCAGCAGATGCAACACTCGTATTCAGTTTTGTGGGTATGCTTAAACAGGAAATTGCTGTAGGCAACCAAACAACAATTAATGTACAGTTGAATGAAGAAGCTATTGGCTTAGAACAGATTGTTGTAACCGGTTATCAAACGCAGAAAAAAGCCGATTTAACAGGTGCTATCAGCGTAGTTGAAATGGATGAAGTAAAGGAAACGCCAACAGGAAATGCAATTAAAGCATTGCAGGGCCGTGTTGCCGGGCTTTATGTAACTACCGACGGAAATCCGGGGTCATTCGCTACTGTTCGAATCCGGGGTGGGAGTACCATGGGCGGAGGAAGTAACGATCCTTTGTATATTATTGATGGTGTACCGACAACAGGAGGTATTGAACAACTCAATCCCAACGACATTGAATCGATGCAGGTATTAAAAGATGCATCGGCTGCCAGCATTTATGGTGCGCGGGCAAACAACGGTGTAATTCTTATAACAACTAAAAAAGGTAAAGAAGGAGTTACCAAGGTTGAGTTCAGCTCTTATGCCACTATTCAGCAATATAATTCAGAACTCGATGTACTAAATACCTATGACCGGGGATATGTAAATTGGCAGGCTGCAATCAACGACGGATTGACACCAACTTCAAGTATTTATAAATACGACTGGCATATGGATGGCGACAATGCAGTGCTCGACAGGATTTTATTACCTGAATATATCGATCCTGCGCAAACCATGCGTCCGGCTGACACACGCTGGTACGACGAGATTTCTCAGGCTTCACTCATTCAATCGTATAACCTTACAATCTCTAACGGAAATGAAAGAGGAAGTTCACTTATTTCTTTGAATTATTACAACCACGATGGAATTATCAAAGAAACTAACTCGAATAAAATTACCGCACGTATAAATTCCGATTATAACTTTTGGGATGGTAAACTAAAAGTGGGTGAAAACCTGAATGTTTCAAAAATATACAATGCTGAAATCCCTACCGGCGATGTAATGTACCTGGCGCTGGTGCAACAGCCCGTAGTTCCGGTACATTCTGTTGATGGTGGCTGGGGTGGCCCCGCACCGGGTATGACAGACCGGCACAATCCGGTTCGTTTAATCGAGCAGAACACACAAAACAAAGGAAAATCATCGCGAGTTTTCGGAAATATTTATGCCGAACTCGAACTAATAAAAGGTCTGCATTTTAGAACCAGTTATGGTGTGGATTACACCCAAACTTACAGGCGTAGAATGGATTATAGTTATGAGTCGGGATTTTTGATTAGCGACATTAACCGTACAACCACTTCACAGTCGCACAACTTATCGTGGACCTGGACCAATACTTTAAACTACAAGTTCGAAAAAGAAAAACACAACCTCGATGTGGTTGCAGGTACTGAAGCCATTAAATACGAAGATGAATGGTTCTGGGCAAGCCGCGAAGGTTTCGTTCTTGAAGACCCTGATTATATGTACCTCGATGCCGGAACGGAAAAAGTATTAAACGGAGGAGGTGGTTCAGGTAACTCACTATTTTCTGTTTTCGCGAAAGCTAACTATGTATATGATTCAAAATATTTGTTTTCAGCAACACTACGCCGCGATGGTTCATCACGTTTTGGTAAAGATAATTTGTACGGAATCTTCCCGGCCTTTTCTTTAGGATGGAGAATCAGTGAAGAAAACTTTATGGAGTCTGTTTCATCTGTTTCTAATCTGAAACTAAGAGCCGGCTGGGGTATTACCGGTAACCAGCAAATTAGTAACGAAGCCATTTATTCAATTTATCGTACGGATTATGGCGTTGATCCTACATGGGTTTTTGATTCTGGATCAGCTTATGATATTAAGGGAATGGATACTGGTACGCTACCTTCCGGATTCAGAAAAATCCGTGAGGGTAATCCACTGCTCAAATGGGAAGAAGCCAATCAAACTAACCTTGGTATCGATTTTGGTTTCTTCGATCAGGCCATTTACGGAAGTATCGATTATTTCTTTAAGGAAACAAAGGATATTTTAATTGAACCTCCCTATCTCGCAGTTAAAGGTGAAGGTGGAAACCAATGGGTAAACGGAGCAACACTTGAAAACAAAGGATGGGAAGTAGTATTAGGTTACAGAAAAGATTTTGCAAGTGGACTTAGTATGGATTTATCTGCAAATGTATCGTCGTATAAACGAGAAGTAACCTATCTGCCCGATGAAGTTCTTACCGGATACCCTGGGGACCCAGGAACGGACAAAACCGTAATAGGACATTCTGATTTGGTTCATTTTGGTTATATCTCGGATGGAATATTCCAGAACCAGGGAGAAGTGGATGACCATGCTGAACAAACCGGCAAAGGAGTTGGTCGGATTCGTTATAAAGATATTGGAGGATTGGATGCAGACGGTAATTTCGTTTATCAACCGGATGGTGTTGTTGATGCATTGGACAGGACATGGATTGGAGATCCCAATCCTGATTTTGAATACGGATTGAACGCCAGTTTTTCCTATAAAAATTTCGATTTAAATATATTCTTTCAGGGAATTTATGGTGCCGATGTCTACAACGAATTTAAACACCTCACCGATTTCACATCTATCTGGCAGGGAACAAACTTTGGATCAAGAACTCTGGATGCCTGGACTCCAAACAATACTGGTTCTACTATTCCAATGTTGACTCTGACCGATACTAACAACGAAAACCGGGGGTCAACCTATTTCATCGAAAACGGTTCGTACCTGAAATTGAGAAATTTGCAGTTGGGTTATAATCTCCCCAAAAATCTGGTTAATAAAGCCAAACTGTCATCAGCACGGATTTACCTGCAAGGACAAAACCTTTTCACGATAAAGGATTCAAAAGGTAGCGACCAGTTTACAGGTGTAGATCCTGAATCACCCGGATTTGCCTACCCAATCCCGGCAAGTTATACCATTGGTGTTAATCTAACTTTTTAA
- a CDS encoding glycoside hydrolase family protein, translated as MKLTKIIFFMFMLLLGACGDNEETDSSADVMYHHNFRPYYHYTPQANWMNDPNGMVYYDGKYHLFYQYYPYGTTWGPMHWAHTVSTDLFHWEDQGIKLYPDELGYIFSGSAVADLNNTAGFKTGNETPLVAIFTHHQNITGRQVQSLAYSNDKGILGPSMKTTRYWTIRALPIFAIQK; from the coding sequence ATGAAATTGACCAAAATTATATTTTTTATGTTTATGTTGCTGTTGGGAGCCTGCGGCGATAACGAAGAAACGGACAGCAGTGCAGATGTGATGTATCACCACAATTTCAGGCCTTACTATCATTACACACCACAGGCAAACTGGATGAACGACCCTAACGGGATGGTCTATTACGACGGAAAATATCACCTTTTTTACCAGTATTATCCGTATGGAACCACCTGGGGGCCTATGCATTGGGCGCATACCGTCAGTACTGATTTGTTTCATTGGGAAGACCAGGGGATCAAGCTATATCCCGATGAGTTGGGTTATATCTTCTCAGGGAGCGCAGTAGCCGATCTAAACAACACGGCAGGATTTAAAACCGGGAACGAAACGCCATTGGTGGCCATTTTTACCCATCATCAAAATATCACCGGCAGGCAGGTTCAAAGCCTCGCTTACAGCAACGATAAAGGGATACTTGGACCAAGTATGAAAACAACCCGGTACTGGACAATCCGGGCATTGCCGATTTTCGCGATCCAAAAGTAA
- a CDS encoding glycoside hydrolase family 32 protein — protein MDNPGIADFRDPKVIWHEASQKWIMVLAVFDHIRIYSSPNLKAWELESEFGKNVGYHGGVWECPDLFPLKDEQGTVKWVMLVSLGGNENSEPNGGSATQYFIGEFDGSSFVSENEEILWADYGIDNYAGVTWSNIPEIDGRRLFIGWMSNWAYANVVPESGWRSGMTVPREIKLKKRQDNSYVLHFSPVDELNTLVDPQKTIAPETPANQIHVDYHEIIAGGSYQVEMEIIPSETDQFTISLGNELEDLTIRYSKTSGEFTIDRSNSGHVTFNNLFMHEISCDYQATGETLPLTLLIDQNSVELFINQGEKVMTALFFPRYNYKFFRLDGYTQNKFIKSFTINALKKSLIR, from the coding sequence CTGGACAATCCGGGCATTGCCGATTTTCGCGATCCAAAAGTAATTTGGCACGAAGCCTCCCAAAAATGGATCATGGTGCTGGCCGTTTTTGATCACATTCGCATCTATTCATCGCCGAACCTGAAAGCTTGGGAATTGGAAAGCGAGTTTGGAAAAAATGTGGGATACCATGGGGGCGTATGGGAATGTCCTGACTTATTTCCATTGAAGGATGAACAAGGAACCGTAAAGTGGGTAATGCTGGTTAGTTTGGGAGGAAACGAGAACAGCGAACCAAACGGCGGTAGCGCCACCCAATATTTTATTGGTGAGTTCGACGGGAGTTCCTTTGTTTCAGAAAATGAAGAAATCCTGTGGGCCGATTATGGTATCGATAACTATGCAGGTGTCACCTGGAGCAATATTCCCGAAATAGACGGACGACGCCTGTTTATTGGTTGGATGAGCAACTGGGCGTATGCCAATGTTGTACCTGAATCCGGCTGGCGCAGCGGAATGACTGTCCCGCGAGAAATCAAATTGAAGAAAAGGCAAGACAATAGCTACGTTCTTCATTTCTCCCCGGTGGACGAGCTGAATACACTAGTTGATCCGCAAAAGACGATTGCACCCGAAACCCCGGCCAATCAAATTCATGTGGATTACCATGAAATTATCGCCGGGGGCAGCTATCAGGTCGAAATGGAAATCATTCCTTCAGAGACAGATCAGTTTACCATTTCTCTCGGAAATGAATTGGAAGATCTCACGATCAGGTACAGCAAAACAAGTGGCGAATTCACGATTGACCGTAGTAATTCGGGACATGTTACCTTCAATAATTTATTTATGCACGAAATTAGTTGCGACTACCAAGCTACAGGGGAGACACTACCACTTACATTGCTGATAGATCAGAATTCAGTTGAATTGTTTATCAACCAGGGAGAAAAGGTTATGACTGCTTTGTTTTTTCCAAGGTATAATTACAAGTTTTTTAGACTTGATGGCTACACGCAGAATAAATTTATCAAGTCATTTACGATAAATGCACTCAAGAAGTCATTGATCCGATAA